ACTCACGACGAGTTCGCCGAGCAGGTCGTGCGGGCCCACTTCGCCGAAGGCCGGACGTGGACGGACGCGTACGAGACGGTCGAGCGGAGGGCGTCGGGGTCCGGGGGGTCACCGTTCACGGACTTCCTCTTGTTCGACCACAGCGCCGCGAAGAAGAAAGCGGCGAAGGGCTACCGCCCGGCCAGCGACGACGCCCCCAACGCCGTTGGGTAGAGAAACCACGCGACGTTGGTCGTGGTGGCGGTAGATGCCGTCGGACGTTGGATGCGTACCCACCGTGTCACCGATGACCGACTTCGCCGGAGTCATTCAGGAGCTAGTCCGCACCACGTCAGAGCAGGTCGCGGAGCGGACGGCCCGACGCCTCCTCAACGAACTCGTCCCCCACCTTCGGCGATCGCCGGGCCGGCCCTCAATCGGGTTCCTCACGAACCGCGAGGCGCAGGCCGCCTTGGGGGTGTCGAAGGCGACCCTCGCGAGGTGGAGGAAGGACGGGACGCTCGCGCACTCGAAGGTCGGGCAGAACGTGTACTACGCGATCGCCGACGTCGAGGGGCTCCTCGCTAGCCGCCGCGTCCGGCGCGAGGGGTAACCCGGAGCGCGCCCGGGGACGGGGTGTCCCCGGGCGCACGGCATCACCCACGCGGTCCGGCGGGGCTCTACGTCGCCGGGGCCGCAAGCGACTACATCCATGCTAGCACCAAATCCCGGGCCGTCAGCGGCCCCGTCCACGGACTCCGTCCCCGCTCTCCCCGGCGTCCTCGCCTCCG
This sequence is a window from Rubrivirga marina. Protein-coding genes within it:
- a CDS encoding helix-turn-helix domain-containing protein → MTDFAGVIQELVRTTSEQVAERTARRLLNELVPHLRRSPGRPSIGFLTNREAQAALGVSKATLARWRKDGTLAHSKVGQNVYYAIADVEGLLASRRVRREG